From the Coffea eugenioides isolate CCC68of chromosome 1, Ceug_1.0, whole genome shotgun sequence genome, the window GAAAGTGACTAataggagaaagaaagaaacatatatagacagagagagagggggagagagagagatagaggtGGTTGGTTGAATACGAGAAGGGGAACGTATGTATGCTTCTACTACTCTTTTTATATATAGTGAAATTTTTCGTAAATCTGTGAAAGGACGGTAATACCCATACCACTATTTTCCTAATACTACCAATCAAGGTATCTTTGGATGATCCGAATTTACTTCATTACCCTTTATGATTGACTGCTCTGTATGCTACCTGTAAGCATCTAAGGGAGGTTGACCTTTTGGCTTCGTTTGATCGTTTCTCCCACCGGGATAAGTTTTTCAACTCCAGGATGGGCTTTTCTTGTGCCCTCCCAGGCCTCAACGCATAGGATCAACCTTCTCTAAAACAGGGTGGATTCAATCTGCAATTCTTGAAGTTACAAGGCAGGCATCCATGATGTTTTGTATACGTTTGTTTCCCAAAAACTCAGATATATAGTACACTTTTTATCCAATGCCCCCCACACAAGATACACAAAAGTTTTTTTTGTGCAAGTTTAACATCCAAAGTAACACCTTGGTCTCGTTTATGAGATGCCATACGGTCTAAAGATTATACTAGATTTTATTGATCTATCACCTATTTGTTGTTTAAGCAGcgatttgaaaaaataataataacaatttcCATTGTTTTTTATATAGAAAAGTTAAAAAGTATGGCTCTTTTCTTTTGGTAGAAAAAAGTATGGCTCTTTATATCGGATGTGCCGAGCCAATGGTGTTTTCCGGTAAAGTTTCTTTTTCTAATAGCCAAAGCCCAAAGGTAATAGGCTTCATCTCTTGATTTACATGCAAGGATTTCAGGTAATAAGCTGTGCTATCTAATATTTATCCAAATTACGATTACATACACTATGTCTAAGATGTTCGTAATTTGTAGACATGAATACGTAGTTGACGACATGTTCTATGATTGCCCATTGAGAAGTTCTATAATTGCCTATAGATTGCGACAGCAAATCAATTTGCCATTTCTTACCTACTTCCTTGGCAGCACTTTAATGAGCGTCTAGCACATGCTGATTCTGTTCGCCAAATTAAGGGTGGTatggattaattatttttaggggtattttttaaaaactaataATGTagtattatatttttaaaactttttacataaatgtattttgatatgtttttataatttcaaattttattgagatatttttgaaattttactaattttttaccACCGCCCACCAACCACCATCCTCCCCTCCTTCATCCTCCACTACCTTTCCCCACTCCGacctcctctctcctctctcagtctctctcctttcctttcccttctttcttcctcttttctcttcctccctcatttctttcctttccttacCCTTGCACTACaactcccttttcttttctaattgTGACCTTGAGGGGGGCTATCAAGGAAGAAGGAGGGATTGAAGGGAGGAAGAcgtgagaagaaagaaagaagaagaagaaaggataGTGGCGTGCATGATAGTGGTGGTGGCGATAGGTGCTgatggaggaaagaaaaaagaggtgTAGAATTTCTTATAGTGTATTTGTTGGATGATGTGTTTGAGATCCTGTTTAAGGTATTTTTTAAATGTATTGtaacattgaatttaaaaaatatgcCACGAATCTAAAGAGAGCCAAATTTTTGAGGAAAACAAATTGATGATGATGTATTTAGATTAAAGCATCACATGGTAAACTCAACAACTATTTAAGTATTTCAAACCAATCGCTACAAAAATGttatttccttttttaaatgatttgttttgatttaaagGAACAAAAAAGGTTCTAGAAGTGTGGCTAATATATATTTCACTGCTAAGCAAAATCTAAATTCCAGTAATGACAAAATGTGACTGGAATTTGCATATAATTAATAGCATATGAAACTTGGTCGAAAgtgaaaataaatataataaactTGCCCGAAAGTAAATACAAGAGAGTGTTGGATTGAATAGCAAGGGGAAAGAGATTGTAagtagaaaattttgaattcaaaaccttccacacaaaaaaaaaaaaaaaaaaaaaaaaaagattgttcAACAGTAATAACGATAATAGACTATATCATGTGTAATTATTCTCTTCATAGTGCTTACATTCCATCAAGCGAGAAGTCGGTAAAATTGGATCcatcctttttctcttcttttggttatattttttacaagaaGACTTCATCCAAATAACACTTTTCAAATTGAAATGAATCCCAAAATGGACATTTTATTGGTCAGTTTTTTGGGGCGCTATTACGGACAAGCCAGGGATGAAGCGGGGATGGAATATTTTACCAACGATAGAGGAGCGCTAGGCCACGCCAGTCAAGCCATTATGTGCAGGAAAAAGGCAGTGATGAAACTTGCGTAGTCATGGGCTTCCTTAAGGAATACAAAAGCCCTGACAAATAGAATTTTCCTCATCATTCACAAGCTTTCAACGTTcacttgttttgtttttgtatttATTCTCCTTTCCATTGCATTCCCAGCTGTCTAATGAAAAGGAAATTTATAGGTGCAGCAGTAGAGATGCTACAAGGCAAACAATAAGATATTGCTTTGGATGAGAGTGGCTTTACTTACCAGAAGCTTTCAATATTGTTGGAATGTTTTGTCAAAATACGTGAAATGAAGGCTGTAATAattttagtcttttttttttttttttttttgcggcgAACAGGATAATAACTTGTAGTCCACTAGTTTCATTGAACGGAACGCCCCCTGATGCAAGCCTGCAAATGGAAGGATAATTTTGTCATTCTAACATCTTCAGGCGGTATTTGAGGATTCCTTGTACGGGTGAGACAGTGTAAAACAACGGCTGACATAGCAGGGACAATTACGGAATTCGAAAATTGGTGTGGGCTACCAGTAAAGGGTAAACCCAATTATTAATAGGCTTTGGTTGGTTGGCCGCAAAATCGACCAAAGGTCCAAAGCACAAAagagcgaaaaaaaaaaaggaaaaaatggagAACCAAGAAGTgaagaacaagagagaaaagcaCCGACGAAGGCATGATTGGATAGACGGCCTGCCATATAAGCTTTGTATTCTGCATTAGATAACGCTCGGCCAACCCCAATCCATCCTCTGCCCCTCTTCTTTTATTACTGTTTTGTTCTATGCGAACCTTAAAAATTGCTAAAAGCCCGTTTCGATTGCAAGTTTTTGCAAAATATATGCAAACTATATGCGTATATGCATtaataatgtatacactatcaccgttagATTCATAATATAtgtataaaatttaaattttaaaatcaaattttacatatttattATTCATTCAATGCTGacaatgtatacactgtcagtgtagaaaaaattaattcaaaaaaaaataaaataaaaaaaatatatatatatatattataatgaTATGATGTGTatgaaatgaaaaaatgatTAGAAAATACGTGTGagaatttttctataaaaactcgcaacccaaacaaggcctaagcatttagaaagattataaaaaaaaaaaaagcatttagaaagaaaaaaaaaatccattggCTTTAATACTAGTGATCCTAAAGTAATTTTTCAGGAGATAATATAGAGGAATTTGCTATTTGTTGTAATTATTTGGATTTGCTCCTTGTCTAAATAATAAACAACAAAGGACTTTTTTGGTATCGGACGTAGAGTGTgcatatttcttttatttaatgCATACGGTTGGTTTTCTTTTCTATTCTATGTCTGCTGGCCTGCTGCTATTATTTGTCCAATTTATTACTATATTAGTTGCTTCATaacttgtatttcttttctctAACTTtttctcatatatatatatatatatatatatatatacacgagCAGGTGCAATAAAGTGATTCGTTTGTTGGTGGAAAAGATCTTGGTGTGAAGTTAAAATTAAGATCTTAAAATTTAGAAGTagtaaattcaaattttattctcGCTTTTTTAAATCCCACCAttgtttagaaaaaaaaaaattgtggatGCAATGAAGTACTTATGCATAATAAATAATCAACAACAATAGTAAAAGCATTTTTAACATCTCATTTAGCCTTGGACCGGTTCCTAGGTGAGAAAAGTCAACCGTAAgaatctaataaaaaaaatcgtAACTTGGACATAAGTTGTCGATATCTGACCAGTTGAAGGCCCCAACAAAACCACATAGTAATTTTTATGGATTTAACCAAAACTACTATTCCAATAAACCGATTCATGTGAAAGCTAATTAGGTGCAACAGCAATGACCTGTCTCTAATCCATTTAACGGAAAAGACACTACTAGTGCTCCCATCATGATGAGCTTCATGGCTGATCCCCTTAATGGCGTCAGCTGCGCggtgaaaattttctttctttttgtatcCAACTCCACTTTATTTTTATCCATTCTACTGGGAGAGGAGGCTTCGAATTAAAACAGCAGCAAAttattgttttaaatttttagaattttcatGCATATCACACAAATCCCCGATAAATATACCAGAAAAactaaaagttaaaaaaaaaacgcaTCAAACACATTTACAATTGTACGATTCCCAAAAGGTGAGGCTATTTGTCCTGTGTGCAAACGGTTTTTCTGCACAAAAGTTTATTCAAATTAGGGGATATTTTGTCTGACTCTCAAACTTCTTTCCCTTTCATCTTTTTCTTGTAAGGTTTGGAGCATACTTTCAATTAAccccaaataataaaaaagaaaaagcggTGAGATGTAAATGTCATGTTTTTATAGTACTTTCACCCCTTGTCTGCATTTGACCCTTGGGACGACACTGTTTTTGGTAGTACTATGAACTACAAAGCGTCTTAGGTGGCACCCCGCGCAGGAAGGCAACTTCCCATTTAAGCATCAGCGGTGAATAGATAAAGAGGATATATGCACGTGTTGCATCCGTGAGGTTTCGGACACGGCAAGAGCAACAACAGTCTTGTGGACTTCATTCAAAGAAAACCAATCCAAAGAACAGCCTAAAACAAATATACACCTGtttgaatatatatattaaaaaaaaagaaaggcggggggggggggggggttgtttGTCTAACGGTTGGGCATCCGTTAAGATATTTCACGtgtcatattttttaaaatgaaagattaattaagaaaagtaaataaatacgaGAGATGGTAAATAAGATTAAATAGAAATGTAAGAGAgagtaataattattagtacaTGTATAAACATGATAGGTCAGGTGAATATTATATGTGTTAATGTGTATTCTATGGGCATCGTCAGTAaaatccttaaaaaaaaaagtgtcaaCTGGGTACTCGTTAAGATATATTTTGGGTATTATATTTTTAGAAATGTAAGATTAATgagagaaagtaaataaatacaaagaaTGACAGATAAGATTAAATAAcgaaagtatataaatgtaagaaaatataataattgttagtatgttTATATACATGACAGTTTAGGTgaattataaatgtattaataagtGCTCGATTGGCATCTAGTGTTAAAGAGTAGTATTCCTTACacgtaaaataataaaattgctGGAACatatatttgaaaattaaaaggGTATTGATTCGGAGAATACTAGTGCCACTGTATTGGAGCTCTGAAAAATAAAGATCATCTGCATGTTTCATTGGGCCTTAGAGAAAACAAAACGGAAAAGGCTGATTTCTTCTTCGCCGACCTCTGAAATTGGGCCTCTCATGTAATTAATCATCAGCCCACCAGAAAATGTTACCTACAAACTTCAGTCAAAATCCAGTCCCGCTCCCTCTCACACATAAAAATCTCCCCGTCCGCGGGGGTCGTGTAACACGAGAAACCGCAGAAACAAGCAGAAAGAGAGAGCGGGGCTAGGGTTTTCGTCTGCGGAAGCTCATCGGCAAACACAACAATGATTTACGACGTCAACTCCCCACTTTTCCGATCCTTCCTCAGCCAGAAAGGAGGCTCCTCAGACAAGAGGTACCCCTTTTTTACCCAGTGATTTATGTCGAGACTCCCTTTTTAgcttttgcatttcttcctctttttttctgGTAGGTGttgaagggggggggggggtggtttACAGTAATTAACAATAGAAAATGCAATAGATGGAAGAAAAAATGGGGGAGATTGTGTCTGTGGAGCTTGAGCTACAGGAAATCAATGTTCTCTCGCATAACATGCTTACTAGCCCTGTAATTGAATCCCTAATTATGGACTTCAATTTCTATGGGTTTATTTTAACTATGTTCTCGTGCAAGTTGCATAAGCTGTTGTTTTACTCTGGAAGCTCGCATTAAGGTGCTTCTTGTCGTTTGACTTAGAAAACATCGCTAAATTGGATATGGTTTTTTGAGGAcgaataaaaaggaaaaagctaCATGTTTTTTCTTTTCGGGGAACTTATGGCCATTGTTATGTGGcatggagtttttttttttttttttttttttttttacatggaTATAGCTGTGGTAATGCGTTACTTATTTTCTTCGAATTTTTGTAATACAAGGTTCTATTGCTTTAATTTGCCTTTCCAACAATAGTTTACCTTGAGATCCTGTATGTGGTTGTCAGATATTGATTGATATTTTCCTGTAAGAGAGTATATATTATTTTGGTTCAGTGGAAAGATGGTGAAGCTTCTTCTTGTGCTATTTTTGTCTGTTACCATCTTTTCATGGTTGACTTCCTTAACATTCATAATGCTATCTCTGCATTTCTGATGAAAAGATGAACAGGGCGTTTTAAGGGATCTTATTTGTGGTCATTGTAATTGCTATTATCCAGACATTCCCCTGATTTTCATGCATACTTTTGTAGGAAAAATGAGGAACAAAAGCCAAAGGAACAGAAGCCTAAAGCAAGTGAGAACAAGCCTGTAATGACTGAATAATCTTCTTGTAATGATCGAGCGATCTCCTTGATGTGAGCCTTAAGATG encodes:
- the LOC113762105 gene encoding wound-induced basic protein; amino-acid sequence: MIYDVNSPLFRSFLSQKGGSSDKRKNEEQKPKEQKPKASENKPVMTE